Genomic DNA from Syntrophorhabdaceae bacterium:
GGAGTTTTTATGAAGAACGCAAGAATTCTGGTGGTGGATGACGAAGAGAACATACGGCTGCTTTTCAAAGAGGAGCTTGAGGATGAAGGGTTCGAGGTGGATCTCGCCTCGAACGGCTTTGAGGCACTGGATAAACTCAAAAAGGGTCGGTTTGACCTCGTTGTGCTCGATATAAAGATGCCCGGCATGGATGGCATTCAGGCCTTAAATGAGATAAAGAACGCCAACAAGGATCAGCCGGTCATCCTTTGTTCCGCATACGGGGAGTTCAA
This window encodes:
- a CDS encoding response regulator; this translates as MKNARILVVDDEENIRLLFKEELEDEGFEVDLASNGFEALDKLKKGRFDLVVLDIKMPGMDGIQALNEIKNANKDQPVILCSAYGEFKQDLSSWVSDGYVVKSADTRELKQTIKNILGL